ACCCTGATCTGAGCCGAGTTGTCTCGGCGGCGTTGCCGAGACCTCCACCCTGGACAGTCCCCCTCCCCgggcctctctcctctttcctgcGAGTCCCCTCTCCTCGTAGGTCACTCGGATCTGATATCGTGGGGTGAGGTGAGCAGGCCCGGGGAGGGTGGTTACCGCTGAGGAGCTGCAGTCGCTGTCGAGGTAAGTGGGACTGCGGGGGTGTTGACTGCCAGGTGCGGTTGGGGAGTGGGATTGGGGGCGCAGGGAGCTGGGTTGGAGGCGCGGGGCGCGGAGTAGGTCTGGCCCGCGCCCTTTTCCGCAGTTAACTCTACCGCTGCTTTGAGCACAAGCCCGGGCTTGTCCGCGGCTGGAGGGGCGGAGCCGGATCCGGCCTCCAGAGGTTCCTTACTGTCTCTCGGCCCGGCCCCAGGGAATAGTCAGTGGAGAAAGAATGGAACCCCTGCAGTTAGAGTTTCCTCACACGACCAACTCGGAAGACCTTTTGCCTTCCTCTCTTTAAGTTGGTGTGGCGAGGGATTTTCCTTGTAACCAGGGCTTAGCTTCTGCCCGGGACAAGGTTGTGTTATGCATAATTAAATCAGTGGAATTCCCAGGTTCACCTTTCAGACTACGTTAGCACCCCCGCCCGAATACGTCCTCCTAAAGTCACCTTTTAAGTTTCCTTTCCTAACTAGTTAATACTGAGTATTGTGTGCCAAGAACTGTGCTGTACTCTAAGTAGTGAATAATCTTATTCAAGCTTCACATTCAGCCACAGTTATTGTTACCCTCATTTTATAAATCTAGAAATAAGCTCAAGCTCATCATTATTGTTCAGTGTTTTTTAAGAACCTGCCATAACGTGCTAAGCTCTTTACGTGATTTCATTCAATTCACACAAATCTGTGAGGTAGGTCATAAACCTTATCCCTACTTCATAAATGAGGAACTAAGTACAATTATTAAGTAACTTGAACAATTGATGTTGTTAATAAATGGTAGAATACTTACTActatttgcttttcagtttctaTATCTTGTCTTACGGTGTCTATTCATGGTTATCTGTTGACAATAAATAACTCGAACAAGTATTTCTTGAAGATTTgcgttttattttttctcacaagCATGGTTCCCTCCCTCTAGGAACTCGATTTAGGTTGTGACCAACTTGTTGAAGGGAAATAACAGATGGCATTTTGCAATGACTTAGATGCACTAGCCGCATTGGGGGATGGGAGACTTATAAATCACTTCTTGGCCCAGTACAAAGATGGccaaggaaagcaggaaggactACTCTCACACTCCTTTCTggtctttttttctatatatagatGATTGAGGTACTCACAACAACTGACTCTCAGAAACTGCTACAGCAGCTGAATGCCCTTTTGGAACAGGAGTCTAGATGTCAGCCAAAGGTCTGTGGCTTGAGACTAATTGAGTCTGCACACGATAATGGCCTCAGAATGACTGCAAGACTAAGGGACTTTGAAGTAAAAGATCTTCTTAGTCTAACTCAGTTCTTTGGCTTCGACACAGAGACATTTTCTCTAGCTGTGAATTTACTGGACAGATTCCTGTCTAAAATGAAGGTATGTTTGAAGCTACACCTTTTTTAATTTTGCTCAGTGTGTTGTTTTGGAGATGGACTTGTTACCTTTTAGCTGATATTCATAAacttgatcttttttattttcagcaaaTAGCCACAACATTAGTTTTTGTCTACTACGGCATTAATAGGATTTCTTATCATAATCAAGAGTAGTACATCAAGTATTAGACTTAAATACTGAAATGAAAAAGTCTAGTATCAAGTAACTAATTGCAGTTTCCTGGTAAGAaagttggctgttttttttttgttaaaaacccTTCTTGATGGGTTGGATTTGTCCACTTATTTaccatttttagaaattattagtGGCAAAAATTTATTAAAGGCTAGATTGTGGCTAAGaattaagatatatttttttatcacTACCCATAAATAAGATTGTAAATGTTTTAGTCTTAGACCTAGTCAAGACTTGGTTATGCTTGGCATTTCCAGCTTCAGTGTACATGCATTAGAGAGGAGAGTGTATCTGCAGGAAGAACAACTATCCCAGATAAATAAGACTATGTAGCTTTCAGAGTTTAACTGTTACAAATGCATCTGCCTTTCCTGTACACCGTACTGGAGGAAATTAAGATGATGTGACAATTACAAGGAAACTCATATTTTAGTCCTTGGTATCTAACACAGTGCATCATGAAGAAGGACTTAAGTATTTGTTGAAGATTCAAGAAATGTGTTCAACAGACTAATTAAACTCTTTAGACGTTTCATATGTGTAGGCACTATCTTTGATTCTGTAAATGTTGCACAAATGAATAATATACAGCTGTCCCTCAGGTATAATTCACTCTTATGTGAGAATAAGATCGTTGCTCTTATGTACAAgtcataataagaaaaataactacaTTATGCCTTTAAAGAGACATAAGTGTACTGCAGAAGAGGttacaagaaaagagagaacacagAGATAGTAATACTGGTAAAAACTTAGTTTCATTTAAACTGGAGGTAAACGACTGGGTAAAGTTTTGACTGTGCCTCATACTGCAGACATTCACAATACTAAGTGATAAAGATTAGTTAGTGAATAGAACTTTACAGGCAGAGTAAACAGTATATGTTAtagtattttaaaactgttttatatGTGTTCCTACAAAAACAGGAGCCTGGAAAAAATCCAACATCCTGGAAAGAAATGGCTTATTTTCTTATAGCCATAAAGTATTTCAGTCCTATGTCTTTGACAAGTTAACTTATTTGGTCAAACTATAACAATGTTTACTTGTATTTTTACAgtgattaaaaaaacacacacatacaatttttCTATGCTGAACCAAACATTATAGTGAAACTCAGTCCAATCAGTCAAAAATTGGCTCCAAGTAGGGTCCATAATGTTGACAGGCTATATTTTAGGTATGAGTGGATTGTGTTAAGTTCATCACAGCTGAGAAATAAACctcaaatatgcattttaaatttggGTCTCAGTTCTAGGTTATCCTTTATGTTTTAATTGAAATAAAGTAGAGTCATGGACTTcctggttttgtttattttaggtACAGCCCAAACACCTTGGATGTGTTGGACTGAGCTGCTTCTATTTGGCTGTAAAGTCAATAGAAGAGGAAAGGAATGTCCCATTGGCAACTGACTTAATCCGAATAAGTCAATACAGGTTTACGGTTTCAGACTTGATGCGAATGGAAAAGATTGTATTGGAGAAGGTGTGCTGGAAAGTCAAAGCTACTACTGCCTTTCAATTTCTGCAACTGTATTATTCACTCCTTCAAGAGAACTTGCCATTTGAGAGGTAAGTGCCCTTTGTTTTGAACAAGACAGATTAGGAAATCAGAATGGTATTGTATGGATATTGCATAAAATCAGTATTGTCATAGAATtctaacaaaaataagtaaaatgacaGCTGTGGCTCCTTGAACTTTAATGTCCAGCATAAGTGGGAAAATGTTCCATCGTCAGTAGCTTCATTAAAGCTAATTCTTGGGATTAAAGTACATTTCAACTTTTATAGAATCTAGTAGAAAAGCATCTaacacaaatatatggaaaaaaggACCTTCAGtagatattgaaatatttattaaaactaaaagatcaggccgggtgcggtggctcaagcctgtaatcccagcactttgggaggctgacgtggtgGATcgcgagatcaagagatcgagaccatcctggtcaacatggtgaaaccctctactaaatacaaaaaattagctgggcatggtggcgcgtgcctgtaatctcagctactcaggaggctgaggcaggagaattgcctgaacccaggaggcggaggttgtggtgagctgagatcacgccattgcactccagcctgggtgacaagagcgaaactccgtctaaaaaaaaagactaaaatatcgAGTTATACAAAAGACAGttgcaggttaaaaaaaaaaaaaactaaaagaaaataaatctttatatttGTGGCATAGTactgttcattttaattttttggctgaaattatttaaaacagcCATATGGTACCCTTAAGAAGTTAATATCTCTGATGGAAGGGGAATTCCTTCAAATAGTTCACTTGGTATGATAAATATATGTAAGCTTCACTTTAGAAATTGACAtcaatgtttttctaaaaatatcttttgacTACATGTAGTATTacctaataaaaacaaaaccattttctttttaaaggagaaatagcattaattttgaaagattagAAGCTCAACTTAAGGCATGTCATTGCAGGATCATTTTTTCTAAAGCAAAGgtaaatatttgataaagatTACACTTATTTATGTgacttgtttttatatttggcATTTACTTTAAATGTCTCTCTTTCAGCCTTCTGTGTTGGCATTGTCTATCATTGCATTAGAGATCCAAGCACAGAAGTGTGTAGAGTTAACAGAAGGAGTAGAATGTCTTCAGAAACATTCCAAGGTATGTCAAGGACATAGCCTAAATCCTATTAACATAACAGCTGTAAAAGAAACTAAACCTCCTGAAGTAAAATGAGATGTCATGTGTTTATTTGAAACTTAAGTAGCTATcctaacatttttttaatgagcaaagACACATGTTCATAGGATTGCATTTATTAATGTAGTTAAATAAGGTGGAATGTActttgaataataatttttttaaatttatgtacagATAAATGGCAGAGATTTGACCTTCTGGCAAGAGCTTGTATCCAAGTGTTTAACTGAATATTCATCAAACAAGTGTTCCAAACCAAATGTTCAGAAGTTGAAATGGATTGTTTCTGGGCGTACTGCACGGCAATTGAAGCATAGTTACTACAGAATAACTCACCTTCCAACAATTCCTGAAATGGTTCCTTAATTGgtaaatgtttttcttaattggcaaattcagataaagaaaattttccaATGCCATAATTTTCTTCAACTAAAGAATAGTAACTATCTTCAGAATAAACAAAATGGAGTTGGAATAGTAAAGGGGAAAATGACATCGCTGATCTAGTCAGCTAATATTTAAAGGCCTTTACTATATACAGGTACACCACCTTAGGAGTAAGGAATTATCCAACCTCTGATACATACATTAGCTGTTCCATTAAATTTTCAGCTTAGAGAACAGCATCTTTGTAGCAATaaaatcatgctttttttttaattgcacacGATCTTGCTGTATGTAGACCAAAACTCtgacttatttaaaattacataagcTAAGCAAGACAACAGCACCAGAAGTCTGAAGCATGTATGAACTAATTTGAGACTGTTAGCTTATAAGTAAAGTCAGTATGAACTTGGATATTGTACTTAAAGAAAAAGTAGGCTATGATAGATGGTCTCTACATTAGGTATCTGGAAACTGCCAGGGTGTGTCAACACTATAGTAACCTATCATTGCTGTAGCAGCTGGACTACTAAAAAGTAGTTCTTTGCATTAAAAATGTCGACTTGCTTTTCGCATATGTGATATCCATTCTTGCCATCTAAATTTCCTAACTCAGTGATGATTTATCTTATTCTACTCAAAactaaatgttaacatttaataCATCTACATATGATTACAAACACTAGATATGAACATTTCAGTTTTCTTAGTTTTTAGGCAGACTGCCTTCTGTTAagttggattttgtttgttttctttatttaaataggATTATGACAGCACCAAAAACCTACTCTGAAGCCTTTCTCCGCAACCTTGTTCTATGGATTCCATAATGTTACAATGGATTTAAGCTACGAAGCCTCAAAACACGAGATAAGCATGATGGTCTCAGACTTTAGAAAACTGCCTAATTAATGTTATGCTGTAGTGGAATTATGTTTAGATTTGAATTCATCTGTGAAGCATTCAAATCAAAGCTAAAAGCCTAAATGTGAAATAGCCTGAGAAGGTAAACTGTGAATCTTCATTTCTATCATTGATCTAATTTTAGATATTAGATCATTATCTTTAGGTGATATTGAAAATGGTATTTGAGGAGCCACACTAATACCATCAACTATGTCTTCCCACAGCTTTAATCACTTTCATTATTCTAATCCTACTCCtacttaatttaaatattaaattttaagttatGAAGTTTATGTCAAAAGCAACATTTCACAAATGCACCTTTAAGGCATAATAAGGGTTAACATTCTAGGCAGTATAAACACACCCCATAATGCAAGTAATAGATAATCCAGAAATGTGGACTTGATTGCTATATGggaattacatttaaatttgagggcattttatataaagaaaaatacagaccTAGAAAGTTGGTCATATTCATTAAggtatctttaatatttttttctagaaaacagGTGACATTTGTATCTACGATAAAATTTTTATACAGAACCTACTGCCTCAAACTGAATCCCATCAAGAAAAGTAGTTTCTATTGTATTAGTAACTCAGAATAAATTATCACTTCGAAAATTTGCTTTCCCACACCAAGGTAAGTTCAGGCTAGATTCAACAttccagaagtttttttttactaaagactgtttttaaattagaaatgatggcagttttataaaaagagaatataCTTCCACTGATGCCCTTACTGTGCTGAAACAAAGTCTTAAGAAAAGCAAGTAGACACCTTCATAACTATGAATGAGGCTGCTGAGGTAGTGTGTAGGATTCTCCATGTCAGTGAATGTAAGAAGTACAGTGTTAAAGTGTTGTAAACAGTTACTCAGTGCAATGTATAGCCTAGGTCCATCCAGAATGGCTGTAACCAATTTGACATCATGTTATGATCAATACACAATGAAAAACCAAAGAACCACAGTATATCTTAACTTTTATAAACCATGTTTTATGGGTAACTTTTTAGTTTTCCCAAAAGGCTGataaatttcaatattttgaatatgtccttgttaattttgagTTGGCAGAAGTAAACTAACCAACTACCATTATGTTTTAGTACTAAGGGATATACCTTTCAATAAAGTTACTGAAATGCAATCCTTTGCtgggtggtttttgtttctgatttaatTATGTTTTGGCAATGTGGtagcagaaaattataaaaagctaTCTGTACTATGTTTAAATTTAGTACTAAAGTTAGATGCATAGTACCAGAAACAATAAAATCCCTATTAAAAATAGGATGAGTATTagctgatactttttttttttttcttagacaagGTCACTcttgtcagtcaggctggagtacagtggcgtgatcttgggtcactgcagcctcggcagcccaggctcaagagatcctcccatatCAGTTTCTGAAATAGCTAGGGTTACACATACATGCCCTGGAacctggtggtttttttttttttttttttaaagagacgggggtgtcactatgttgttcaggctgatcttaaactcctgggctcaagtgatctgactgcctcgttctcccagtgctgggattatgggcatgagccaccgcacctggcctctagtGTTTTTTTTCATAGACATAGAGTGATGACAAATAATTGTTTATTGTGCATTAAAAGTTGGTGTTTATGTAGTATTAATCTCTTTTATCACTTAGATTCATCACTGCTATGGATGCTATCCTTAATACATATTTACTTAGTTTCAGCCCACTTGAAGTTTTATGCAAGCTCTCTTAAGCTAATTAAACAGCATTTCAACAGTGTGGTTGCTAATGCCAGGTAACCACAATGTGTTATGTTGCCCTGCTTGGATCAATTGTAATTCTTATTGGAACCGAAGCAATAAATATGATTTTGAACTGTTCATGTTCAAACtaacaagacttttttttttgaaatagagtttgctctgtcactgggctggagtgcagtggcataatctcggctcactgcaacctctggatttatgcgattctcctgcctcagcctcctgagtagctgggactacaggcacacgccaccactcccagctaatttctgtgtttttagtagagatggagtttcaccatgttggccaggatggtctcaatctcttgatttgcctgccttggcctcccaaagtgctgggactgcaggcgtgagccaccacaaccagacCTAATAAGACGTAAAGTGGACATTGCAAGGAGTTACTGATGAAAGACAAATTATTCATAAAAGAACAATTTGTTCTTTTATAATTGACTTCCCTTAGACTTATTTGGTAACTTTTCAtggtactttttttaaaaggtatctGAACCTTGTACATATTTCCAATTTTGAGACATCCTAtctaaaaacaatatatattttcaatctGACATTTGTGGCTGGCAATGATAATTTTTACTGTCTGGTACTATGAATTATCCCATATAATCCTCTCAACTGAATGAGGTTATCCCAATTTGCAAATGAGCTAGAG
This Callithrix jacchus isolate 240 chromosome 2, calJac240_pri, whole genome shotgun sequence DNA region includes the following protein-coding sequences:
- the CCNG1 gene encoding cyclin-G1; the encoded protein is MIEVLTTTDSQKLLQQLNALLEQESRCQPKVCGLRLIESAHDNGLRMTARLRDFEVKDLLSLTQFFGFDTETFSLAVNLLDRFLSKMKVQPKHLGCVGLSCFYLAVKSIEEERNVPLATDLIRISQYRFTVSDLMRMEKIVLEKVCWKVKATTAFQFLQLYYSLLQENLPFERRNSINFERLEAQLKACHCRIIFSKAKPSVLALSIIALEIQAQKCVELTEGVECLQKHSKINGRDLTFWQELVSKCLTEYSSNKCSKPNVQKLKWIVSGRTALKWFLNWIMTAPKTYSEAFLRNLVLWIP